In one window of Sciurus carolinensis chromosome X, mSciCar1.2, whole genome shotgun sequence DNA:
- the LOC124971927 gene encoding ATP-dependent RNA helicase DDX3X-like isoform X1, translating to MSHVVVENTLGLDQQFAGLDLNSSDNQGGGGSTASKGRYIPPHLRNREASKGFYDKDSSGWSCSKDKDAYSSFGSRDSRGKPSYFSDRGSGSRGRFDDRGRTDYDGIGSRGDRTGFGKFERSGHSRWCDKTDEDDWSKPLPPSERLEQELFSGGNTGINFEKYDDIPVEATGNNCPPHIESFSDVEMGEIIMGNIELTRYTRPTPVQKHAIPIIKEKRDLMACAQTGSGKTAAFLLPILSQIYTDGPGEALKAVKENGRYGRRKQYPISLVLAPTRELAVQIYEEARKFSYRSRVRPCVVYGGADIGQQIRDLERGCHLLVATPGRLVDMMERGKIGLDFCKYLVLDEADRMLDMGFEPQIRRIVEQDTMPPKGVRHTMMFSATFPKEIQMLARDFLDEYIFLAVGRVGSTSENITQKVVWVEESDKRSFLLDLLNATGKDSLTLVFVETKKGADSLENFLYLEGYACTSIHGDRSQRDREEALHQFRSGKSPILVATAVAARGLDISNVKHVINFDLPSDIEEYVHRIGRTGRVGNLGLATSFFNKRNVNITKDLLDLLVEAKQEVPSWLENMAYEHHYKGSSRGRSKRPPHDIFSYNSRFSGGFGARDYRQSSGSSNSGFSSNHGSSSCSGGGGHGSNRGFGGGGYGGFYNSDGYGGNYNSQGVDWWGN from the exons ATGAGTCATGTGGTGGTGGAAAATACGCTCGGGCTGGACCAGCAG tttgctGGTTTAGACCTGAACTCCTCTGATAATCAGGGTGGAGGAGGAAGTACAGCAAGCA aaGGGCGCTACATACCTCCTCATTTAAGAAACAGAGAAGCGTCTAAAG GATTCTATGATAAGGACAGCTCAGGGTGGAGTTGTAGTAAAGATAAGGATGCGTACAGCAGTTTTGGGTCTCGTGATTCAAGAGGAAAGCCGAGTTATTTCAGTGATCGTGGAAGTGGATCAAGAGGAAG ATTTGATGATCGAGGACGGACTGACTATGATGGTATTGGCAGTCGTGGTGACAGAACTGGCTTTGGTAAATTTGAGCGAAGTGGGCATAGTCGTTGGTGTGATAAAACAGATGAAGATGATTGGTCAAAACCACTTCCACCAAGTGAACGCCTAGAGCA GGAACTCTTCTCTGGAGGTAACACTGGGATTAACTTTGAGAAATACGATGATATACCAGTAGAGGCAACTGGCAATAACTGCCCTCCACATATTGAAAGT TTCAGCGATGTTGAGATGGGAGAAATTATCATGGGTAACATTGAGCTTACCCGTTATACTCGTCCTACTCCAGTGCAGAAACATGCTATTCctattatcaaagaaaaaagagacttaATGGCTTGTGCTCAAACAG GATCTGGAAAAACTGCAGCATTTCTTCTACCCATCTTGAGTCAAATATACACAGATGGTCCAGGAGAGGCCTTAAAGGCCGTGAAg gaaaatgGAAGATATGGACGTCGCAAACAGTACCCAATTTCGTTGGTGTTAGCCCCAACAAGAGAATTGGCTGTACAAATCTATGAGGAAGCCAGAAAA TTTTCATACCGGTCTAGAGTTCGTCCTTGTGTAGTTTATGGTGGTGCTGATATTGGTCAGCAGATTCGGGACTTAGAACGTGGATGCCATTTGTTAGTAGCCACTCCAGGACGTCTAGTGGATAtgatggaaagaggaaaaattggATTAGACTTCTGCAA gTATTTAGTGTTGGATGAAGCTGATAGAATGCTGGATATGGGATTTGAACCTCAAATACGTCGTATAGTTGAACAGGATACTATGCCACCAAAGGGTGTTCGTCATACTATGATGTTTAGTGCTACTTTCCCTAAAGAGATACAG atgCTCGCCCGGGACTTTTTGGATGAATATATCTTCCTGGCTGTGGGCAGAGTAGGCTCTACTTCTGAGAATATCACACAGAAAGTAGTTTGGGTGGAAGAGTCAGACAAACGGTCATTTCTACTTGATCTCTTAAATGCAACAG GCAAGGATTCACTGACTTTAGTTTTTGTGGAGACCAAAAAGGGTGCAGATTCTCTGGAGAATTTCTTATATCTTGAAGGATATGCATGTACCAGTATTCATGGAGATCGGTCACAGAGGGATAGAGAGGAGGCCCTTCATCAGTTCCGCTCAGGGAAAAGCCCCATTCTAGTAGCTACAGCT GTGGCTGCAAGAGGTCTAGACATTTCAAATGTGAAACATGTTATCAATTTTGATTTGCCAAGTGATATTGAAGAATATGTACACCGCATTGGCCGTACAGGACGTGTTGGAAACCTTG gcCTTGCTACTTCAttctttaataaaagaaatgtaaatatcaCAAAGGATTTGTTGGATCTTCTTGTGGAAGCTAAACAAGAAGTGCCATCTTGGTTGGAAAATATGGCTTATGAACACCACTACAAGGGCAGCAGTCGTGGACGCTCAAAGAG GCCACCACATGATATTTTTTCTTACAACAGTAGATTCAGTGGAGGATTTGGTGCCAGAGACTATCGTCAAAGTAGTGGATCCAGCAATTCTGGTTTTAGTAGTAATCATGGAAGCAGCAGCTGCAGTGGTGGAGGTGGTCATGGCAGTAACAGAGGATTTGGTGGag GTGGCTATGGAGGCTTCTACAATAGTGATGGATATGGAGGAAATTATAACTCCCAGGGGGTTGACTGGTGGGGCAACTGA
- the LOC124971927 gene encoding ATP-dependent RNA helicase DDX3X-like isoform X4, protein MTYTVLILFRFDDRGRTDYDGIGSRGDRTGFGKFERSGHSRWCDKTDEDDWSKPLPPSERLEQELFSGGNTGINFEKYDDIPVEATGNNCPPHIESFSDVEMGEIIMGNIELTRYTRPTPVQKHAIPIIKEKRDLMACAQTGSGKTAAFLLPILSQIYTDGPGEALKAVKENGRYGRRKQYPISLVLAPTRELAVQIYEEARKFSYRSRVRPCVVYGGADIGQQIRDLERGCHLLVATPGRLVDMMERGKIGLDFCKYLVLDEADRMLDMGFEPQIRRIVEQDTMPPKGVRHTMMFSATFPKEIQMLARDFLDEYIFLAVGRVGSTSENITQKVVWVEESDKRSFLLDLLNATGKDSLTLVFVETKKGADSLENFLYLEGYACTSIHGDRSQRDREEALHQFRSGKSPILVATAVAARGLDISNVKHVINFDLPSDIEEYVHRIGRTGRVGNLGLATSFFNKRNVNITKDLLDLLVEAKQEVPSWLENMAYEHHYKGSSRGRSKRPPHDIFSYNSRFSGGFGARDYRQSSGSSNSGFSSNHGSSSCSGGGGHGSNRGFGGGGYGGFYNSDGYGGNYNSQGVDWWGN, encoded by the exons ATGACATACACTGTGCTTATACTGTTCAGATTTGATGATCGAGGACGGACTGACTATGATGGTATTGGCAGTCGTGGTGACAGAACTGGCTTTGGTAAATTTGAGCGAAGTGGGCATAGTCGTTGGTGTGATAAAACAGATGAAGATGATTGGTCAAAACCACTTCCACCAAGTGAACGCCTAGAGCA GGAACTCTTCTCTGGAGGTAACACTGGGATTAACTTTGAGAAATACGATGATATACCAGTAGAGGCAACTGGCAATAACTGCCCTCCACATATTGAAAGT TTCAGCGATGTTGAGATGGGAGAAATTATCATGGGTAACATTGAGCTTACCCGTTATACTCGTCCTACTCCAGTGCAGAAACATGCTATTCctattatcaaagaaaaaagagacttaATGGCTTGTGCTCAAACAG GATCTGGAAAAACTGCAGCATTTCTTCTACCCATCTTGAGTCAAATATACACAGATGGTCCAGGAGAGGCCTTAAAGGCCGTGAAg gaaaatgGAAGATATGGACGTCGCAAACAGTACCCAATTTCGTTGGTGTTAGCCCCAACAAGAGAATTGGCTGTACAAATCTATGAGGAAGCCAGAAAA TTTTCATACCGGTCTAGAGTTCGTCCTTGTGTAGTTTATGGTGGTGCTGATATTGGTCAGCAGATTCGGGACTTAGAACGTGGATGCCATTTGTTAGTAGCCACTCCAGGACGTCTAGTGGATAtgatggaaagaggaaaaattggATTAGACTTCTGCAA gTATTTAGTGTTGGATGAAGCTGATAGAATGCTGGATATGGGATTTGAACCTCAAATACGTCGTATAGTTGAACAGGATACTATGCCACCAAAGGGTGTTCGTCATACTATGATGTTTAGTGCTACTTTCCCTAAAGAGATACAG atgCTCGCCCGGGACTTTTTGGATGAATATATCTTCCTGGCTGTGGGCAGAGTAGGCTCTACTTCTGAGAATATCACACAGAAAGTAGTTTGGGTGGAAGAGTCAGACAAACGGTCATTTCTACTTGATCTCTTAAATGCAACAG GCAAGGATTCACTGACTTTAGTTTTTGTGGAGACCAAAAAGGGTGCAGATTCTCTGGAGAATTTCTTATATCTTGAAGGATATGCATGTACCAGTATTCATGGAGATCGGTCACAGAGGGATAGAGAGGAGGCCCTTCATCAGTTCCGCTCAGGGAAAAGCCCCATTCTAGTAGCTACAGCT GTGGCTGCAAGAGGTCTAGACATTTCAAATGTGAAACATGTTATCAATTTTGATTTGCCAAGTGATATTGAAGAATATGTACACCGCATTGGCCGTACAGGACGTGTTGGAAACCTTG gcCTTGCTACTTCAttctttaataaaagaaatgtaaatatcaCAAAGGATTTGTTGGATCTTCTTGTGGAAGCTAAACAAGAAGTGCCATCTTGGTTGGAAAATATGGCTTATGAACACCACTACAAGGGCAGCAGTCGTGGACGCTCAAAGAG GCCACCACATGATATTTTTTCTTACAACAGTAGATTCAGTGGAGGATTTGGTGCCAGAGACTATCGTCAAAGTAGTGGATCCAGCAATTCTGGTTTTAGTAGTAATCATGGAAGCAGCAGCTGCAGTGGTGGAGGTGGTCATGGCAGTAACAGAGGATTTGGTGGag GTGGCTATGGAGGCTTCTACAATAGTGATGGATATGGAGGAAATTATAACTCCCAGGGGGTTGACTGGTGGGGCAACTGA
- the LOC124971927 gene encoding ATP-dependent RNA helicase DDX3X-like isoform X2 produces MSHVVVENTLGLDQQFAGLDLNSSDNQGGGGSTASKGRYIPPHLRNREASKGFYDKDSSGWSCSKDKDAYSSFGSRDSRGKPSYFSDRGSGSRGRFDDRGRTDYDGIGSRGDRTGFGKFERSGHSRWCDKTDEDDWSKPLPPSERLEQELFSGGNTGINFEKYDDIPVEATGNNCPPHIESFSDVEMGEIIMGNIELTRYTRPTPVQKHAIPIIKEKRDLMACAQTGSGKTAAFLLPILSQIYTDGPGEALKAVKENGRYGRRKQYPISLVLAPTRELAVQIYEEARKFSYRSRVRPCVVYGGADIGQQIRDLERGCHLLVATPGRLVDMMERGKIGLDFCKYLVLDEADRMLDMGFEPQIRRIVEQDTMPPKGVRHTMMFSATFPKEIQMLARDFLDEYIFLAVGRVGSTSENITQKVVWVEESDKRSFLLDLLNATGKDSLTLVFVETKKGADSLENFLYLEGYACTSIHGDRSQRDREEALHQFRSGKSPILVATAVAARGLDISNVKHVINFDLPSDIEEYVHRIGRTGRVGNLGLATSFFNKRNVNITKDLLDLLVEAKQEVPSWLENMAYEHHYKGSSRGRSKSRFSGGFGARDYRQSSGSSNSGFSSNHGSSSCSGGGGHGSNRGFGGGGYGGFYNSDGYGGNYNSQGVDWWGN; encoded by the exons ATGAGTCATGTGGTGGTGGAAAATACGCTCGGGCTGGACCAGCAG tttgctGGTTTAGACCTGAACTCCTCTGATAATCAGGGTGGAGGAGGAAGTACAGCAAGCA aaGGGCGCTACATACCTCCTCATTTAAGAAACAGAGAAGCGTCTAAAG GATTCTATGATAAGGACAGCTCAGGGTGGAGTTGTAGTAAAGATAAGGATGCGTACAGCAGTTTTGGGTCTCGTGATTCAAGAGGAAAGCCGAGTTATTTCAGTGATCGTGGAAGTGGATCAAGAGGAAG ATTTGATGATCGAGGACGGACTGACTATGATGGTATTGGCAGTCGTGGTGACAGAACTGGCTTTGGTAAATTTGAGCGAAGTGGGCATAGTCGTTGGTGTGATAAAACAGATGAAGATGATTGGTCAAAACCACTTCCACCAAGTGAACGCCTAGAGCA GGAACTCTTCTCTGGAGGTAACACTGGGATTAACTTTGAGAAATACGATGATATACCAGTAGAGGCAACTGGCAATAACTGCCCTCCACATATTGAAAGT TTCAGCGATGTTGAGATGGGAGAAATTATCATGGGTAACATTGAGCTTACCCGTTATACTCGTCCTACTCCAGTGCAGAAACATGCTATTCctattatcaaagaaaaaagagacttaATGGCTTGTGCTCAAACAG GATCTGGAAAAACTGCAGCATTTCTTCTACCCATCTTGAGTCAAATATACACAGATGGTCCAGGAGAGGCCTTAAAGGCCGTGAAg gaaaatgGAAGATATGGACGTCGCAAACAGTACCCAATTTCGTTGGTGTTAGCCCCAACAAGAGAATTGGCTGTACAAATCTATGAGGAAGCCAGAAAA TTTTCATACCGGTCTAGAGTTCGTCCTTGTGTAGTTTATGGTGGTGCTGATATTGGTCAGCAGATTCGGGACTTAGAACGTGGATGCCATTTGTTAGTAGCCACTCCAGGACGTCTAGTGGATAtgatggaaagaggaaaaattggATTAGACTTCTGCAA gTATTTAGTGTTGGATGAAGCTGATAGAATGCTGGATATGGGATTTGAACCTCAAATACGTCGTATAGTTGAACAGGATACTATGCCACCAAAGGGTGTTCGTCATACTATGATGTTTAGTGCTACTTTCCCTAAAGAGATACAG atgCTCGCCCGGGACTTTTTGGATGAATATATCTTCCTGGCTGTGGGCAGAGTAGGCTCTACTTCTGAGAATATCACACAGAAAGTAGTTTGGGTGGAAGAGTCAGACAAACGGTCATTTCTACTTGATCTCTTAAATGCAACAG GCAAGGATTCACTGACTTTAGTTTTTGTGGAGACCAAAAAGGGTGCAGATTCTCTGGAGAATTTCTTATATCTTGAAGGATATGCATGTACCAGTATTCATGGAGATCGGTCACAGAGGGATAGAGAGGAGGCCCTTCATCAGTTCCGCTCAGGGAAAAGCCCCATTCTAGTAGCTACAGCT GTGGCTGCAAGAGGTCTAGACATTTCAAATGTGAAACATGTTATCAATTTTGATTTGCCAAGTGATATTGAAGAATATGTACACCGCATTGGCCGTACAGGACGTGTTGGAAACCTTG gcCTTGCTACTTCAttctttaataaaagaaatgtaaatatcaCAAAGGATTTGTTGGATCTTCTTGTGGAAGCTAAACAAGAAGTGCCATCTTGGTTGGAAAATATGGCTTATGAACACCACTACAAGGGCAGCAGTCGTGGACGCTCAAAGAG TAGATTCAGTGGAGGATTTGGTGCCAGAGACTATCGTCAAAGTAGTGGATCCAGCAATTCTGGTTTTAGTAGTAATCATGGAAGCAGCAGCTGCAGTGGTGGAGGTGGTCATGGCAGTAACAGAGGATTTGGTGGag GTGGCTATGGAGGCTTCTACAATAGTGATGGATATGGAGGAAATTATAACTCCCAGGGGGTTGACTGGTGGGGCAACTGA
- the LOC124971927 gene encoding ATP-dependent RNA helicase DDX3X-like isoform X3, with protein sequence MSHVVVENTLGLDQQFAGLDLNSSDNQGGGGSTASKGRYIPPHLRNREASKGFYDKDSSGWSCSKDKDAYSSFGSRDSRGKPSYFSDRGSGSRGRELFSGGNTGINFEKYDDIPVEATGNNCPPHIESFSDVEMGEIIMGNIELTRYTRPTPVQKHAIPIIKEKRDLMACAQTGSGKTAAFLLPILSQIYTDGPGEALKAVKENGRYGRRKQYPISLVLAPTRELAVQIYEEARKFSYRSRVRPCVVYGGADIGQQIRDLERGCHLLVATPGRLVDMMERGKIGLDFCKYLVLDEADRMLDMGFEPQIRRIVEQDTMPPKGVRHTMMFSATFPKEIQMLARDFLDEYIFLAVGRVGSTSENITQKVVWVEESDKRSFLLDLLNATGKDSLTLVFVETKKGADSLENFLYLEGYACTSIHGDRSQRDREEALHQFRSGKSPILVATAVAARGLDISNVKHVINFDLPSDIEEYVHRIGRTGRVGNLGLATSFFNKRNVNITKDLLDLLVEAKQEVPSWLENMAYEHHYKGSSRGRSKRPPHDIFSYNSRFSGGFGARDYRQSSGSSNSGFSSNHGSSSCSGGGGHGSNRGFGGGGYGGFYNSDGYGGNYNSQGVDWWGN encoded by the exons ATGAGTCATGTGGTGGTGGAAAATACGCTCGGGCTGGACCAGCAG tttgctGGTTTAGACCTGAACTCCTCTGATAATCAGGGTGGAGGAGGAAGTACAGCAAGCA aaGGGCGCTACATACCTCCTCATTTAAGAAACAGAGAAGCGTCTAAAG GATTCTATGATAAGGACAGCTCAGGGTGGAGTTGTAGTAAAGATAAGGATGCGTACAGCAGTTTTGGGTCTCGTGATTCAAGAGGAAAGCCGAGTTATTTCAGTGATCGTGGAAGTGGATCAAGAGGAAG GGAACTCTTCTCTGGAGGTAACACTGGGATTAACTTTGAGAAATACGATGATATACCAGTAGAGGCAACTGGCAATAACTGCCCTCCACATATTGAAAGT TTCAGCGATGTTGAGATGGGAGAAATTATCATGGGTAACATTGAGCTTACCCGTTATACTCGTCCTACTCCAGTGCAGAAACATGCTATTCctattatcaaagaaaaaagagacttaATGGCTTGTGCTCAAACAG GATCTGGAAAAACTGCAGCATTTCTTCTACCCATCTTGAGTCAAATATACACAGATGGTCCAGGAGAGGCCTTAAAGGCCGTGAAg gaaaatgGAAGATATGGACGTCGCAAACAGTACCCAATTTCGTTGGTGTTAGCCCCAACAAGAGAATTGGCTGTACAAATCTATGAGGAAGCCAGAAAA TTTTCATACCGGTCTAGAGTTCGTCCTTGTGTAGTTTATGGTGGTGCTGATATTGGTCAGCAGATTCGGGACTTAGAACGTGGATGCCATTTGTTAGTAGCCACTCCAGGACGTCTAGTGGATAtgatggaaagaggaaaaattggATTAGACTTCTGCAA gTATTTAGTGTTGGATGAAGCTGATAGAATGCTGGATATGGGATTTGAACCTCAAATACGTCGTATAGTTGAACAGGATACTATGCCACCAAAGGGTGTTCGTCATACTATGATGTTTAGTGCTACTTTCCCTAAAGAGATACAG atgCTCGCCCGGGACTTTTTGGATGAATATATCTTCCTGGCTGTGGGCAGAGTAGGCTCTACTTCTGAGAATATCACACAGAAAGTAGTTTGGGTGGAAGAGTCAGACAAACGGTCATTTCTACTTGATCTCTTAAATGCAACAG GCAAGGATTCACTGACTTTAGTTTTTGTGGAGACCAAAAAGGGTGCAGATTCTCTGGAGAATTTCTTATATCTTGAAGGATATGCATGTACCAGTATTCATGGAGATCGGTCACAGAGGGATAGAGAGGAGGCCCTTCATCAGTTCCGCTCAGGGAAAAGCCCCATTCTAGTAGCTACAGCT GTGGCTGCAAGAGGTCTAGACATTTCAAATGTGAAACATGTTATCAATTTTGATTTGCCAAGTGATATTGAAGAATATGTACACCGCATTGGCCGTACAGGACGTGTTGGAAACCTTG gcCTTGCTACTTCAttctttaataaaagaaatgtaaatatcaCAAAGGATTTGTTGGATCTTCTTGTGGAAGCTAAACAAGAAGTGCCATCTTGGTTGGAAAATATGGCTTATGAACACCACTACAAGGGCAGCAGTCGTGGACGCTCAAAGAG GCCACCACATGATATTTTTTCTTACAACAGTAGATTCAGTGGAGGATTTGGTGCCAGAGACTATCGTCAAAGTAGTGGATCCAGCAATTCTGGTTTTAGTAGTAATCATGGAAGCAGCAGCTGCAGTGGTGGAGGTGGTCATGGCAGTAACAGAGGATTTGGTGGag GTGGCTATGGAGGCTTCTACAATAGTGATGGATATGGAGGAAATTATAACTCCCAGGGGGTTGACTGGTGGGGCAACTGA